A stretch of Crossiella cryophila DNA encodes these proteins:
- a CDS encoding branched-chain amino acid ABC transporter permease, translating to MIQQLGTVLAQDSGSGIGFNVDLLLENFWANTVDGLSYGSIYALMALGYTLVYGVLRLINFAHSEVFIAGAFGIWFTFDALGFKPGPTPSLGTGEIIATLVLAIGVGMIVSGAVAVIVERVAYRPLRKRNAPSLVFLITAIGASFVLQQIFFVWRGGNAEGAIRIIRPTTQFEIFGARVTNVQIIVFLAALVLMFAADTFIKRSRLGRGIRAVAQDPTTATLMGVNRERVIMVTFLIGGLLAGAAALFYVMQIPSGVIYTGGFLLGLKAFTAAVLGGIGNLRGAVLGGLLLGVVENYGQSLFGGQWRDVVAFVLLIVVLMFRPTGILGESLGKARV from the coding sequence GTGATTCAGCAACTAGGCACAGTTCTCGCGCAGGACTCGGGAAGCGGAATCGGCTTCAACGTTGACCTGCTGCTGGAGAACTTCTGGGCGAACACCGTGGACGGTTTGTCCTACGGCAGCATCTACGCGCTGATGGCGTTGGGCTACACCCTCGTCTACGGCGTGCTGCGGCTCATCAACTTCGCGCACTCCGAGGTGTTCATCGCGGGCGCCTTCGGTATCTGGTTCACCTTCGACGCACTCGGCTTCAAGCCGGGGCCGACTCCCTCGCTGGGCACGGGGGAGATCATCGCCACCCTGGTGCTGGCCATCGGGGTCGGCATGATCGTCTCCGGCGCGGTGGCGGTGATCGTGGAACGCGTCGCGTACCGCCCGCTGCGCAAACGGAACGCGCCATCGCTGGTCTTCCTGATCACCGCGATCGGCGCGTCCTTCGTGCTGCAGCAGATCTTCTTCGTCTGGCGGGGCGGCAACGCCGAGGGTGCGATCCGCATCATCCGGCCCACCACCCAGTTCGAGATCTTCGGCGCGCGGGTCACCAACGTGCAGATCATCGTGTTCCTCGCCGCGCTGGTGCTGATGTTCGCCGCGGACACCTTCATCAAACGCAGCAGGCTCGGCCGCGGCATCCGCGCGGTGGCCCAGGACCCGACCACCGCGACGCTGATGGGCGTCAACCGGGAGCGGGTCATCATGGTGACCTTCCTCATCGGTGGTCTGCTGGCCGGCGCCGCCGCGTTGTTCTACGTCATGCAGATCCCCTCCGGTGTCATCTACACCGGCGGCTTCCTGCTGGGGCTCAAGGCGTTCACCGCCGCGGTGCTCGGCGGGATCGGTAACCTGCGGGGGGCGGTGCTCGGCGGATTGCTGCTGGGTGTGGTGGAGAACTACGGACAGTCCCTCTTCGGCGGGCAGTGGCGCGATGTGGTCGCGTTCGTCCTGCTGATCGTCGTCCTGATGTTCCGGCCCACCGGCATCCTCGGCGAGTCCCTCGGGAAGGCACGGGTATGA
- a CDS encoding branched-chain amino acid ABC transporter substrate-binding protein has translation MSGARLVRTLAVASVIALTVAGCGGGSGSTGNGGQTSGGQAAPGKPGDAADPRGDGNAKCSNISLAYIGTINGGNAALGQAILNGAQLAINQHNSANAGCQVNLKKYDSEGSPDKAPGVVTQAITDTTIVGVIGMPFSGESKAVGGTFNEAGLVTITPSATNPGLTKNGWKTFFRGLGNDAVQGPAAAKFLTEELKAQKVCVIRDDSEYGTGLADAIKGALGSKVTCEDQIKTNQREFSATASKLKSANVDAIFFAGYYAEGGPLASKLFDEGIKAKFVAPDGTKDDEFIKGGADGAEGAYLTCPCVPADAFTEFSTAYKQLSGKEPSTYSAEGYDAATILLKGIDKGLKDRAGLLDFVKNYEGQGLTKKFKWDATGELTDTPVWSYKVEGGKIVKFKPITK, from the coding sequence GTGTCTGGAGCACGACTCGTGCGGACCCTGGCGGTTGCGAGCGTTATCGCGCTCACCGTCGCAGGGTGCGGAGGCGGTAGCGGTTCAACGGGCAACGGGGGGCAGACCTCGGGCGGACAGGCGGCCCCTGGCAAGCCGGGTGACGCGGCCGACCCGCGCGGCGACGGCAACGCCAAGTGCAGCAACATCTCGCTCGCCTACATCGGCACCATCAACGGCGGCAACGCCGCGCTGGGCCAGGCCATCCTCAACGGCGCGCAGCTGGCGATCAACCAGCACAACAGCGCGAACGCCGGTTGCCAGGTGAACCTGAAGAAGTACGACTCCGAGGGCAGCCCGGACAAGGCGCCGGGTGTGGTCACCCAGGCGATCACCGACACCACCATCGTCGGGGTGATCGGCATGCCGTTCTCGGGTGAGTCCAAGGCCGTCGGCGGCACCTTCAACGAGGCCGGTCTGGTCACCATCACGCCGTCGGCGACCAACCCCGGCCTGACCAAGAACGGCTGGAAGACCTTCTTCCGCGGGCTGGGCAACGACGCGGTGCAGGGTCCGGCCGCGGCCAAGTTCCTCACCGAGGAGCTGAAGGCGCAGAAGGTCTGCGTGATCAGGGACGACTCGGAGTACGGCACCGGCCTGGCCGACGCGATCAAGGGCGCGCTGGGGTCGAAGGTCACCTGCGAGGACCAGATCAAGACCAACCAGCGCGAGTTCTCCGCCACCGCGAGCAAGCTGAAGTCCGCCAACGTGGACGCCATCTTCTTCGCCGGCTACTACGCCGAGGGCGGCCCGCTGGCCTCCAAGCTGTTCGACGAGGGCATCAAGGCGAAGTTCGTGGCGCCGGACGGCACCAAGGACGATGAGTTCATCAAGGGCGGCGCGGACGGCGCCGAGGGCGCGTACCTGACCTGCCCGTGTGTGCCCGCGGACGCCTTCACCGAGTTCTCCACCGCCTACAAGCAGCTCTCCGGCAAGGAGCCGTCGACCTACTCGGCCGAGGGCTACGACGCCGCGACGATCCTGCTCAAGGGCATCGACAAGGGCCTCAAGGACCGGGCCGGTCTGCTGGACTTCGTGAAGAACTACGAGGGCCAGGGCCTGACCAAGAAGTTCAAGTGGGACGCCACCGGCGAACTCACCGACACGCCCGTCTGGTCGTACAAGGTCGAGGGCGGCAAGATCGTCAAGTTCAAGCCGATCACCAAGTAA
- a CDS encoding ANTAR domain-containing response regulator — protein MTQPAAEAQEQAAPVQRRVLVAEDEALIRLDLVEMLREEGYEVVGEAGDGERAVELAGELRPDLVIMDVKMPKKDGIEAAGEIARERIAPVVILTAFSQRELVERARDAGAMAYLVKPFAKRDLVPAIELAVSRFAELSALENEVAGLTERLETRKAIERAKGLLMTKQGLSEPEAFRWIQRTAMDRRTTMKAVADAVLDNLN, from the coding sequence GTGACCCAGCCGGCTGCCGAGGCCCAGGAACAGGCCGCCCCCGTCCAGCGCCGCGTGCTCGTCGCCGAGGACGAGGCGCTCATCCGCCTCGACCTGGTGGAGATGCTCCGCGAGGAGGGCTACGAGGTCGTCGGCGAGGCCGGAGACGGCGAACGGGCCGTCGAGCTGGCCGGTGAGCTGCGGCCGGACCTGGTCATCATGGACGTCAAGATGCCCAAGAAGGACGGCATCGAGGCCGCGGGCGAGATCGCCAGGGAGCGGATCGCGCCGGTGGTCATCCTGACCGCCTTCAGCCAGCGTGAGCTGGTCGAACGCGCCCGCGACGCCGGGGCGATGGCCTACCTGGTCAAGCCGTTCGCCAAGCGGGACCTGGTGCCTGCCATCGAGCTGGCCGTCTCCCGGTTCGCCGAGCTGAGCGCGCTGGAGAACGAGGTCGCCGGGCTCACCGAACGCCTGGAGACGCGCAAGGCCATCGAGCGGGCCAAGGGGCTGCTGATGACCAAGCAGGGGCTCTCCGAGCCGGAGGCGTTCCGCTGGATCCAGCGCACCGCCATGGACCGCCGGACCACCATGAAGGCCGTCGCGGACGCCGTGCTGGACAACCTGAACTGA
- a CDS encoding bile acid:sodium symporter family protein, translating to MSFSMFLPVALALVMFGLGLTLTGVDLRRVARSPRAAVITLACQMLVLPVVGFGLVLAFGLPAELAVGAMLLAASPGGSSASLFSHLAGGDVALNIAVTALNSVLALATLPIVVDLSMTYFLGAGKEIGFQADKLVQVFATVLVPVALGMWVRHRFSAFAVRVAGWVKIAAVLVLAIVVTTAVVTQWTVFLAHLGGVGLWALAFCVCCLVIGYLVPRVFRVPREQAIASAMEIGIHNGVLAIAVATVVLGSPVLAIPAAVYGIVMNFPTAVAAFAFARGTRRRVGAVTPAGGG from the coding sequence GTGTCGTTCTCGATGTTCCTGCCGGTGGCGCTGGCGCTGGTGATGTTCGGGCTGGGCCTGACGTTGACGGGGGTGGACCTGCGGCGGGTGGCGCGGTCGCCGCGGGCCGCGGTGATCACCTTGGCCTGCCAGATGCTGGTGTTGCCGGTGGTGGGTTTCGGGCTGGTGCTGGCGTTCGGGCTGCCGGCCGAGCTGGCGGTGGGGGCGATGTTGCTGGCGGCCTCGCCGGGTGGGAGTTCGGCGAGTTTGTTCAGCCATCTCGCGGGTGGGGATGTCGCCCTGAACATCGCGGTGACGGCGTTGAACTCGGTGCTGGCGCTGGCCACGCTGCCGATCGTGGTCGACCTGTCGATGACCTATTTCCTGGGCGCCGGCAAGGAGATCGGGTTCCAGGCGGACAAGCTGGTGCAGGTGTTCGCGACCGTGCTGGTGCCGGTGGCACTGGGGATGTGGGTGCGGCATCGGTTCAGCGCGTTCGCGGTGCGGGTGGCGGGGTGGGTCAAGATCGCGGCGGTGCTGGTGCTGGCGATCGTGGTCACCACCGCGGTGGTGACGCAGTGGACGGTGTTCCTGGCCCACCTGGGCGGGGTTGGGTTGTGGGCGCTGGCTTTCTGCGTGTGCTGCCTGGTGATCGGGTACCTGGTGCCGAGGGTGTTCCGGGTGCCCAGGGAGCAGGCGATCGCCTCCGCCATGGAGATCGGCATCCACAACGGGGTGCTGGCCATCGCGGTGGCCACGGTGGTGCTGGGCAGTCCGGTGCTGGCGATCCCGGCCGCGGTCTACGGGATCGTGATGAACTTCCCGACCGCGGTGGCCGCGTTCGCCTTCGCCCGCGGCACGCGGCGGCGGGTCGGGGCGGTGACGCCCGCCGGAGGAGGGTGA
- a CDS encoding MarR family transcriptional regulator — protein MEPDDAELARQPVGYWTGLAHEVVIRHIRETDSTLGVTQRHRMTLNALASREGGMTRTEVTDFLRQYLTPQIGEVSTYPAVLDDLLDKGWIVLGDGGRLTLTEAGYDGRARLAELAVGIRRRLHEGVSDADYVAALRVLRRIIANVGGPVTLP, from the coding sequence ATGGAACCTGACGATGCGGAACTCGCGCGGCAGCCGGTCGGCTACTGGACCGGACTCGCGCATGAAGTGGTCATCCGGCACATCCGCGAGACCGACAGCACCCTGGGCGTGACCCAGCGGCACCGGATGACGCTCAACGCCCTGGCCAGTCGCGAGGGTGGGATGACCAGAACCGAGGTCACCGACTTCCTGCGGCAGTACCTGACACCGCAGATCGGGGAGGTGTCGACCTATCCGGCGGTGCTGGACGATCTCCTCGACAAGGGGTGGATCGTGCTGGGGGACGGCGGACGGCTCACGCTGACCGAGGCCGGGTATGACGGGCGGGCGCGGCTGGCCGAACTCGCGGTGGGGATCCGGCGCCGGTTGCACGAGGGGGTCAGCGACGCGGACTACGTCGCCGCGTTGCGGGTGTTGCGCCGCATCATCGCCAACGTGGGTGGCCCGGTGACCCTGCCCTGA
- a CDS encoding HD domain-containing protein yields the protein MLEVNPPEPGHRAPDSRAAGGLMISRATALDTVAEWERDNAADLVKAAGETAAQLLTPLERRWRHVRGVAARAAEISGAVRRDGDSDAHNQAAAKLLVASAWLHDIGYSPGLVASRLHAVDGAEYLAERGFPPKLVNLVAHHSGARFEAVERGLGHLMARYPFEDDEFSDALTTADLTTGPDGQYLSYTDRIDEVLTRYAPGDPVHEFWLKARPVIGEAITRTERRTGTQRGQGNARPVPEFNPSAI from the coding sequence ATGCTGGAGGTCAACCCACCGGAGCCCGGCCACCGCGCGCCGGACAGCCGAGCAGCTGGAGGTCTGATGATCAGCCGAGCGACCGCGCTGGACACGGTTGCCGAATGGGAGCGGGACAACGCCGCGGATCTGGTCAAAGCCGCCGGCGAGACAGCTGCCCAACTCCTGACCCCACTTGAGCGGCGCTGGCGGCACGTGCGCGGGGTGGCCGCCCGAGCGGCGGAAATCAGTGGCGCGGTTCGCCGGGACGGGGACTCCGACGCGCACAATCAGGCGGCGGCGAAGCTGCTCGTCGCCTCCGCCTGGCTGCACGACATCGGGTACTCCCCGGGACTGGTCGCCTCCCGCCTGCATGCCGTGGACGGCGCGGAATACCTGGCGGAGCGGGGCTTTCCACCGAAGCTGGTGAACCTGGTGGCGCACCACTCAGGCGCACGGTTCGAGGCCGTCGAACGCGGGCTCGGGCACCTGATGGCGCGCTATCCGTTCGAGGATGACGAGTTCTCCGACGCGCTGACGACCGCGGATCTGACCACCGGCCCGGACGGCCAGTACCTCTCCTACACCGATCGGATCGACGAGGTTCTCACCCGATACGCGCCAGGCGACCCGGTGCACGAGTTCTGGCTGAAGGCCCGCCCCGTCATCGGCGAGGCCATCACGCGGACCGAACGGCGAACTGGAACTCAGCGCGGTCAGGGCAATGCGCGGCCGGTTCCGGAATTCAATCCATCAGCAATATGA
- a CDS encoding dioxygenase family protein has protein sequence MHDDDEPIGRVLGRRQALILLGAAGATLTVAGSAMASPTTFVADAPEVCSLDCVVKPEQMEGPYFVDERLNRSDIRTEPATGRPVPGTALTINFTIQQIRQQQCTPLPGAMVDLWQCDAFGLYSDIPSQGSSGRRFLRGYQNTDQAGAARFITILPGWYTGRTLHIHIKIRTIGTNGRPYEFTSQLYFTPEFGAAYLRTEPYLRRGPANTTNNRDSIYRNGGAQMLLRPQQAGTGYTADFAIGLDLSNIQVGRPD, from the coding sequence ATGCATGACGACGATGAGCCGATCGGCCGGGTACTCGGCAGACGGCAGGCGTTGATTCTGCTCGGTGCCGCGGGTGCCACACTCACGGTCGCGGGATCCGCCATGGCCAGTCCCACCACCTTCGTCGCGGACGCACCCGAGGTCTGCTCACTGGACTGTGTGGTCAAGCCAGAGCAGATGGAGGGCCCCTACTTCGTGGACGAGCGGCTCAACCGCTCCGACATCCGCACCGAACCGGCCACTGGCCGACCGGTGCCCGGCACCGCGCTGACGATCAACTTCACCATCCAGCAGATTCGCCAGCAGCAATGCACTCCACTACCGGGAGCGATGGTCGACCTCTGGCAGTGCGACGCGTTCGGCCTGTACTCCGATATCCCGTCCCAAGGCAGTTCCGGCCGCCGATTCCTGCGTGGTTACCAGAACACCGACCAGGCGGGCGCGGCCCGATTCATCACCATTCTGCCCGGCTGGTACACGGGTCGCACACTGCACATCCATATCAAAATCCGCACCATCGGCACCAACGGCCGACCGTACGAATTCACCTCGCAGCTGTACTTCACCCCCGAGTTCGGCGCGGCCTATCTGCGGACCGAACCGTACCTGCGGCGAGGTCCGGCGAACACCACCAACAACCGGGACTCGATCTACCGCAACGGCGGCGCCCAGATGCTGCTGCGCCCGCAACAGGCCGGTACCGGCTACACCGCGGACTTCGCGATCGGCCTCGACCTGTCCAACATCCAGGTCGGTCGGCCCGACTAG
- a CDS encoding DMT family transporter, translating into MTRARLGTPVQFGLLALAWGSSFLFIKIALTELSPAQIVAGRLLLGALTLGVLVLATRQSIPRELRLWAHLAVVSVLLCVLPFLLFAWAETRLSSGLASIYNATTPLATTAFAAALLRTERLTRNRLTGLLLGFAGVLVIIGPFTADLTGDLPAQLACLGATTSYGLAFVYLRRFLGDRDVPAVTMAFIQVTIGAVLMLLTTPFLGTPGNLSPPVLLSMIALGAVGTGLAYVWNTAVVRDWGATNAAAVTYVTPVVGVLLGVLVLAEPVAWHQPVGAALVLLGILAAHGRLSRRRPIPADADPPGDPVNEVRR; encoded by the coding sequence ATCACCCGAGCCCGGCTGGGCACCCCGGTCCAGTTCGGCCTGCTGGCCCTGGCCTGGGGGTCCAGCTTCCTGTTCATCAAGATCGCGCTCACCGAGCTGAGCCCGGCGCAGATCGTGGCCGGACGGCTGCTGCTGGGCGCGCTCACCCTCGGCGTGCTGGTACTGGCCACCCGCCAATCGATCCCGCGCGAGCTGAGGCTGTGGGCGCACCTGGCCGTGGTCTCGGTGCTGCTCTGCGTGCTGCCGTTCCTGCTCTTCGCCTGGGCCGAGACCCGGCTGTCCTCCGGCCTGGCCAGCATCTACAACGCCACCACCCCCCTCGCGACCACCGCCTTCGCCGCCGCGTTGCTACGCACCGAACGCCTCACCAGGAACCGCCTCACCGGCCTGCTGCTCGGTTTCGCCGGAGTACTGGTGATCATCGGCCCGTTCACCGCCGACCTCACCGGCGACCTGCCAGCCCAGCTCGCCTGCCTGGGCGCCACCACCAGCTACGGCCTGGCCTTCGTCTACCTGCGCCGCTTCCTCGGCGACCGGGACGTACCCGCGGTGACCATGGCCTTCATCCAGGTCACCATCGGCGCCGTGCTCATGCTGCTGACCACCCCCTTCCTTGGCACACCAGGGAATCTGTCCCCGCCGGTGCTGCTGAGCATGATCGCGCTGGGCGCGGTCGGCACCGGCCTGGCCTACGTCTGGAACACCGCGGTGGTGCGCGACTGGGGCGCCACCAACGCGGCCGCGGTGACCTACGTGACGCCCGTGGTCGGCGTACTGCTGGGTGTGCTGGTCCTGGCCGAACCCGTCGCCTGGCACCAGCCCGTGGGCGCGGCCCTGGTGCTGCTGGGCATCCTGGCCGCGCACGGGCGGCTCAGCAGGCGGCGCCCGATCCCTGCTGACGCCGACCCGCCAGGTGACCCCGTCAACGAGGTGCGGCGGTGA
- a CDS encoding alpha/beta fold hydrolase, giving the protein MPQHREVSVNGITMHIAEQGEGPLVLLLHGFPESWYSWRHQFEPLAAAGYHVVAPDQRGYGGTDQPSDVDAYSIFHLVGDVVGLIEALGHKQAVVVGHDWGGPVAWHTAMLRPDLVRGVAGLSVAPGPRGPVPPLVAARERFGDGFYQIYFQEPGVADAELNSDIRGAFRKTLAATSGEGANPAAAPLAQAGGFLAAMPDPETLPGWVTEADIDAYTEQYQRNGFTGGLNWYRNIDRNWELTAPWQNARITAPALYLSGDRDLVRAFYPPEFMDQVLPKILPDLRGVVDLPGCGHWTQQERPDEVNKALLEFLGGL; this is encoded by the coding sequence TTGCCACAGCACCGTGAAGTGTCCGTCAACGGCATCACCATGCACATCGCCGAGCAGGGCGAGGGCCCGCTCGTGCTGCTGCTGCACGGCTTCCCGGAGAGCTGGTACTCCTGGCGGCACCAGTTCGAACCGCTGGCCGCGGCCGGCTACCACGTGGTCGCGCCGGACCAGCGTGGCTACGGCGGCACCGACCAACCGTCCGATGTGGACGCTTACTCGATCTTCCACCTGGTCGGCGACGTGGTCGGCCTGATCGAGGCGCTCGGCCACAAGCAGGCCGTGGTGGTCGGGCACGACTGGGGCGGCCCGGTCGCCTGGCACACCGCCATGCTGCGGCCGGACCTGGTCCGCGGCGTGGCCGGACTCAGCGTGGCGCCCGGCCCGCGCGGCCCGGTGCCGCCGCTGGTCGCCGCGCGCGAGCGCTTCGGCGACGGCTTCTACCAGATCTACTTCCAGGAACCGGGTGTCGCCGACGCCGAGCTGAACTCCGATATCCGCGGCGCCTTCCGCAAGACCCTGGCCGCCACCTCCGGCGAGGGCGCCAACCCGGCCGCGGCCCCGCTGGCCCAGGCGGGCGGGTTCCTGGCCGCGATGCCCGATCCGGAGACGCTGCCGGGCTGGGTCACCGAGGCCGACATCGACGCCTACACCGAGCAGTACCAGCGCAACGGCTTCACCGGCGGCCTGAACTGGTACCGCAACATCGACCGCAACTGGGAGCTGACCGCGCCCTGGCAGAACGCCCGGATCACCGCGCCCGCGCTCTACCTCAGCGGCGACCGGGACCTGGTGCGCGCCTTCTACCCGCCGGAGTTCATGGACCAGGTGCTGCCGAAGATCCTGCCCGACCTGCGCGGCGTGGTCGACCTGCCCGGTTGCGGGCACTGGACCCAGCAGGAGCGCCCGGACGAGGTCAACAAGGCGCTGCTGGAGTTCCTCGGCGGCCTGTGA
- a CDS encoding TetR/AcrR family transcriptional regulator — MAQLVEHDSGKAARILGVARELLLRRGVKGVTIAEIAEKAHVGKGTVYLYWGTKEDLFVGLFARDFLEVVDEFIENFTGDPDNARPHRLVPRLVQVALDRPIVRALQTGDVEMLGILAEHPRSTELISALGPGALMYAVLPVWREHHLARADWPLDEQAYALRAMTAGFFQVAAHPHALTEVEVADPTAVLATAVTALLGQETATAAEVRATAEIGLTLLHERRAAVLATIVTNTE, encoded by the coding sequence ATGGCTCAACTGGTCGAACACGACTCGGGGAAGGCCGCCCGCATCCTCGGTGTGGCCAGGGAGTTGTTGCTGCGGCGCGGGGTCAAGGGCGTCACGATCGCCGAGATCGCGGAGAAGGCGCACGTCGGCAAGGGCACGGTGTACCTGTACTGGGGCACCAAGGAGGACCTGTTCGTCGGGCTGTTCGCCAGGGACTTCCTGGAAGTGGTTGACGAGTTCATCGAGAACTTCACCGGCGATCCGGACAACGCCCGCCCGCACCGGCTGGTCCCCCGGCTGGTCCAGGTCGCGCTGGACCGCCCGATCGTGCGCGCGCTGCAGACCGGTGACGTGGAGATGCTCGGCATCCTGGCCGAGCACCCGCGCAGCACCGAACTCATCAGCGCACTCGGCCCCGGCGCGCTGATGTACGCGGTGCTGCCGGTGTGGCGGGAGCACCACCTGGCCCGCGCCGACTGGCCACTGGACGAGCAGGCGTACGCGCTGCGGGCGATGACCGCCGGGTTCTTCCAGGTGGCCGCGCACCCGCACGCGCTGACCGAGGTCGAGGTCGCCGATCCCACGGCCGTGCTGGCCACCGCGGTGACCGCGTTGCTGGGCCAGGAGACCGCCACCGCGGCGGAGGTCCGCGCCACCGCCGAGATCGGCCTGACCCTGCTGCACGAACGACGAGCGGCCGTGCTGGCCACCATCGTCACGAATACGGAATGA
- a CDS encoding FAD-dependent monooxygenase — protein MDTTNTRDRRALVVGLGISGIATALRLRRAGWEPVLIEKAPARRSGGYFVGLFGTGRAAAKRLGILDGMADRTASDGVNFDIDRAGNRRRGLGFKDLPGLPRLMLRGDVERAAFAALPADVEIRYSTVPTAIAQDADGVDVTLRNTVDGQTGTERFDLVIGADGLRSTVRSLVFGPHERYLKRLNFMIAAFSLPDRLTDVAQEDGVTLLEPGRSMWIFPFADHPPTVLLSYRTDDVDAEFTEPPIQRVRGVFGDKPTGRALGEALRAMENAEELLFDSVEQVKMDRWHDGRVVLVGDSAWCVTLYAGMGVSAGLAGADLLGTMLERHPGDLERALTEWEAKLRPSIEYYQQNGLEQQAFFTPTSRFQIALRKVLMRGQKWPLIGRLLLAMRDGGKATRMKELDIARA, from the coding sequence ATGGACACCACGAACACCCGCGACCGCCGCGCTCTGGTGGTCGGACTGGGCATCAGCGGAATTGCCACGGCACTGCGGCTGCGGCGGGCGGGCTGGGAGCCGGTGCTGATCGAGAAAGCCCCGGCCAGGCGCTCCGGCGGGTACTTCGTCGGCCTGTTCGGCACCGGCCGGGCGGCGGCGAAACGGCTGGGCATCCTGGACGGGATGGCCGACCGGACCGCCTCGGACGGGGTCAACTTCGACATCGACCGGGCAGGCAACCGGCGGCGCGGGCTGGGCTTCAAGGACCTGCCGGGACTGCCCAGGCTGATGCTGCGCGGCGACGTCGAACGGGCCGCCTTCGCCGCGCTGCCCGCCGACGTGGAGATCCGCTACTCGACCGTGCCCACCGCCATCGCCCAGGACGCCGACGGCGTGGACGTGACCCTGCGGAACACCGTCGACGGGCAGACCGGCACCGAGCGGTTCGACCTGGTCATCGGCGCGGACGGACTGCGCTCCACGGTGCGCTCGCTGGTCTTCGGGCCGCACGAGCGATACCTGAAGCGGCTCAACTTCATGATCGCCGCCTTCTCGCTGCCCGACCGGCTCACCGACGTGGCGCAGGAGGACGGCGTCACCCTGCTCGAACCCGGCCGGTCGATGTGGATCTTCCCGTTCGCCGACCACCCGCCGACCGTGCTGCTGTCCTACCGCACCGACGACGTGGACGCCGAGTTCACCGAACCGCCCATCCAGCGGGTGCGCGGCGTCTTCGGCGACAAGCCGACCGGGCGGGCGCTCGGCGAGGCGCTGCGGGCCATGGAGAACGCGGAGGAGTTGCTGTTCGACTCGGTCGAACAGGTCAAGATGGACCGCTGGCACGACGGCAGGGTGGTGCTGGTCGGTGATTCGGCCTGGTGCGTGACGCTGTACGCGGGCATGGGCGTCTCGGCCGGACTGGCCGGCGCGGACCTGCTCGGCACCATGCTGGAACGCCACCCCGGCGACCTGGAGCGGGCGCTGACCGAGTGGGAGGCGAAACTGCGGCCCAGCATCGAGTACTACCAGCAGAACGGGCTGGAGCAGCAGGCGTTCTTCACCCCGACCAGCCGGTTCCAGATCGCGCTGCGCAAGGTGCTCATGCGCGGGCAGAAGTGGCCGCTGATCGGCCGCCTGCTGCTGGCCATGCGCGATGGCGGGAAAGCGACGCGCATGAAGGAGCTGGACATCGCGCGGGCATGA